Proteins from one Anastrepha obliqua isolate idAnaObli1 chromosome 2, idAnaObli1_1.0, whole genome shotgun sequence genomic window:
- the LOC129237816 gene encoding achaete-scute complex protein T4, translating into MVNMSSSAIFTNNSKGNIPLQYYSKTSNNSNTSAPHRHLETAVKMFKYQNIAPAPTGLSAASAEIKTRKYTPRAPSAGGGPYSVDQTQSVQRRNARERNRVKQVNNSFARLRQHIPQTIITDLLKGGGRGPHKKISKVDTLRIAVEYIRRLQDLVDDLNAGGSGGSSAAQKCNSARANASGLLALATDNNTTSSNSSFSSSVSASSNLSLLAADSPARNSPSATSGVAATEQLYYSAANSKLQAFTQQQQHHHHQQQHQQQQFTSALLTAEALQACSPQPLQTQLDAGCPSPTSSFNSSMSFDSGTFVHSPAPQQQLSPLRHTTAEAQRGSSNNNASAQIDANLQLKFEPYDSFNLHEEDCTPDDDEILDYISLWQEQ; encoded by the coding sequence ATGGTGAACATGTCTAGTAGCGCGATCTTTACTAATAATTCTAAAGGCAACATACCGCTGCAATACTACAGCAAAACtagtaacaacagcaacacatCGGCGCCTCATCGTCACCTCGAAACCGCTGTGAAAATgttcaaatatcaaaatatcgCACCGGCGCCCACTGGGTTGTCTGCTGCTAGTGCTGAGATTAAAACGCGCAAATATACGCCGCGTGCACCCAGCGCCGGTGGTGGACCTTACAGCGTCGATCAGACGCAATCAGTGCAGCGCCGCAATGCGCGTGAACGCAATCGCGTCAAACAGGTGAATAATAGCTTTGCGCGCTTACGCCAACACATTCCACAGACAATCATTACCGATTTGCTGAAAGGTGGCGGCCGTGGACCGCATAAGAAAATCAGCAAAGTGGATACGTTGCGCATCGCTGTTGAATATATTAGACGGTTGCAGGATTTGGTGGATGATTTGAATGCGGGTGGCAGTGGTGGTAGTAGCGCGGCTCAGAAGTGTAACAGTGCGCGCGCCAACGCTAGCGGGCTATTAGCGCTCGCCACAGACAATAACACAACATCCAGTAATAGCTCATTCAGCAGCAGTGTCAGCGCCAGCAGTAATCTTAGCCTGCTCGCCGCGGATTCACCAGCGCGCAACTCACCGAGTGCCACCAGCGGGGTTGCTGCAACGGAGCAGTTGTATTATAGCGCGGCTAATAGCAAGCTGCAAGCATtcacacagcaacaacaacaccaccatcatcagcagcagcatcagcagcaACAATTTACCTCCGCGCTACTCACCGCCGAAGCATTGCAAGCGTGTTCGCCGCAGCCATTGCAGACACAGCTTGATGCTGGTTGCCCTTCGCCCACCTCATCTTTCAACTCCAGCATGTCCTTTGATTCGGGCACTTTTGTGCATTCGCCAGCGCCACAGCAGCAGCTATCGCCGCTGCGACACACTACTGCGGAAGCGCAGCGCGgcagcagcaataacaacgCGAGTGCGCAGATCGATGCGAATTTGCAGCTGAAGTTTGAGCCATATGACAGCTTCAATTTGCATGAGGAGGACTGTACGCCCGATGACGACGAGATACTTGACTACATATCGTTGTGGCAGGAGCAGTGA